One Mycolicibacterium parafortuitum DNA segment encodes these proteins:
- a CDS encoding FadR/GntR family transcriptional regulator — translation MTPSLGDREADPNAVARYLDDQLLSGALKPGGRVPTERALAELLGCSRHDVRRQLDVLERQGRITREVGRGTFLTEDGTASPDTVKTPVRLSPLDLIEARAAWEPNLMTLVAVAATAEDFAEIRRCLERGEQAQSPAEFMMWDMAFHRALALSTHNTVVVALHEMVEAGRRHLAGSALDNRPYTEENSTVCQREHREIADAIFDRDAHRSQEAMRNHLRTVRRQLLSGLP, via the coding sequence ATGACACCCTCCCTCGGGGATCGCGAGGCCGATCCGAACGCGGTCGCCCGATATCTCGACGACCAGTTGCTCTCCGGTGCACTCAAACCCGGAGGCCGCGTGCCCACCGAGCGCGCGCTGGCCGAACTGCTCGGTTGCAGTCGCCATGACGTGCGCCGACAACTGGACGTGCTGGAACGCCAAGGACGGATCACCCGGGAGGTGGGCCGCGGCACCTTCCTGACCGAAGACGGCACCGCCTCTCCCGACACCGTCAAGACTCCGGTGCGGCTCAGCCCGCTGGATCTGATCGAGGCCCGCGCGGCGTGGGAACCCAACCTGATGACACTGGTGGCGGTCGCCGCGACAGCGGAGGACTTCGCCGAAATCCGGCGGTGTCTGGAGCGCGGCGAGCAGGCGCAGAGTCCTGCGGAATTCATGATGTGGGACATGGCCTTTCACCGCGCGCTGGCCCTGTCCACCCACAACACCGTGGTGGTCGCACTGCACGAGATGGTCGAGGCCGGGCGCCGCCACCTGGCCGGCAGTGCCCTCGACAACCGTCCGTACACCGAAGAGAACAGCACCGTGTGCCAACGCGAACACCGCGAGATCGCCGACGCCATCTTCGACCGCGACGCCCACCGCAGCCAGGAGGCGATGCGCAACCACCTCAGGACGGTGCGCCGGCAGCTGCTGTCCGGACTGCCCTGA
- a CDS encoding FadR/GntR family transcriptional regulator: protein MKGASPMVFDTGPLSDRDIRRMIDEQVLAAPLPPDGRIPAERNIAERLGCSRAQVRRVMAELEREGRVVREVGRGTFLAPEGGATSSGPGASFAPAAIMTASLLFEPEVVSLAALAATEEDFAELQRCLERGSAATDYESFEKWDISLHHAFAVATHNTQIVAMVDVLNSTRNNPVWGRLKRDGFTAQNRAAIEREHHEIVEALLQRDRRRAASAMTEHLRFVSSVVTGQ, encoded by the coding sequence ATGAAGGGGGCGTCGCCGATGGTGTTCGACACCGGACCGCTCAGCGATCGCGACATCCGTCGCATGATCGACGAGCAGGTGCTGGCCGCCCCGTTGCCGCCCGACGGCCGGATCCCTGCCGAGCGCAACATCGCCGAGCGACTCGGATGTTCGCGCGCGCAGGTCCGCCGCGTCATGGCCGAGCTCGAGCGCGAGGGTCGCGTCGTCCGCGAAGTCGGTCGCGGCACCTTTCTCGCTCCCGAGGGCGGCGCCACATCGTCGGGGCCTGGCGCGTCATTCGCGCCCGCGGCGATCATGACGGCCTCGCTGCTGTTCGAACCCGAGGTGGTCTCGCTCGCGGCACTGGCGGCGACCGAAGAGGACTTCGCCGAATTGCAGCGTTGTCTCGAGAGGGGTTCTGCTGCCACCGATTACGAGTCCTTCGAGAAGTGGGACATCTCGTTGCACCACGCGTTCGCCGTGGCCACCCACAACACTCAGATCGTGGCGATGGTCGACGTACTGAATTCGACACGCAACAACCCTGTATGGGGGCGACTGAAGCGCGACGGTTTCACCGCGCAGAATCGCGCGGCGATCGAACGTGAGCACCACGAGATCGTCGAGGCGCTGCTGCAGCGCGATCGGCGCCGCGCCGCCAGTGCGATGACCGAGCACCTCCGGTTCGTCAGTTCGGTGGTCACCGGACAATGA
- a CDS encoding transposase domain-containing protein translates to MPGSSGPDTADRLALAALVRALPVGAVEDVLRDCGLAARRVRALPPWVTTYHVLASAMRPALTYGDVTDLLWTTLPAATGRGLAHPKPTSGAVTRARSRLGVEPLAVLARRAARAALGDSAVQTVELHRYGPEGLPGCWWITDRETGLLRGCDVRGDELGAAADLVRASGAVHVVVSAADVDTAALGRAVGAAIVTVESGPGGPASGGALWSRVRARTPEVWRQDVLARACVELAVEVALRDTGPTLRP, encoded by the coding sequence ATGCCTGGCTCGTCCGGTCCGGACACGGCGGACAGACTCGCGCTCGCGGCGCTGGTGCGGGCACTGCCCGTCGGCGCCGTCGAGGACGTCCTGCGGGACTGCGGACTGGCAGCGCGGCGGGTGAGGGCCCTGCCGCCGTGGGTCACGACGTACCACGTGCTGGCGTCTGCCATGCGCCCGGCGCTGACTTATGGCGACGTCACCGACCTGTTGTGGACGACCCTGCCCGCGGCGACCGGCCGCGGGCTGGCGCATCCGAAACCGACCAGCGGAGCCGTCACCCGGGCCAGGTCGCGGCTGGGGGTCGAGCCACTGGCGGTGCTCGCGCGCAGAGCCGCGCGCGCGGCCCTGGGCGATTCCGCCGTTCAGACCGTCGAACTGCACCGATACGGACCCGAAGGGCTACCGGGATGCTGGTGGATCACCGATCGTGAGACCGGTCTGCTCCGCGGATGCGACGTCCGCGGTGACGAGCTCGGGGCGGCGGCGGACCTCGTGCGTGCGAGCGGCGCCGTCCATGTCGTGGTATCCGCGGCGGACGTCGACACCGCGGCACTGGGCCGCGCAGTCGGCGCCGCGATCGTCACCGTGGAGTCCGGTCCCGGCGGGCCGGCATCCGGCGGCGCGCTCTGGTCACGGGTGCGGGCGCGCACCCCGGAGGTCTGGCGGCAGGACGTGCTGGCGCGAGCGTGCGTCGAACTGGCCGTGGAGGTGGCGCTGCGCGATACCGGTCCGACACTGCGGCCCTGA
- a CDS encoding ABC transporter substrate-binding protein produces MNKATKVWSSAAAAAVLLVVPACSQGGEEDPLVVGMLMAFSGPTAVEGAEVVNGCLPAATEINDAGGVLGRTIECEAFDTKGTASDSVPAARQMLSTTSNLFAVLGPSTAEAVAAAPVLEEATQVMFSPAGDGRFDRTELDYYYRLITSDSVGAQAMALHAKQQGFGNVALVFVGGASAQANIPPLEEALGGLGIPVTEALTIQPEQPSYRTEVARILQNRPAAIVFEADAVSAGTFLTELNQAGGGDIPVVTNTLATTGDWQKAAVTAYGGDDALAKSLQMVVRYAQEGGPGTETYVETLQSLDGQDGIDVPSFKDSAYARAAYDGVIVAGLAATKTDSVEPEDYNSAIPELLAAGDGKTVVSNYADGVDAIKEGKDVQYVGANGEYRLNEFHNVIGAFAYYDWDPSTKSLRLVKQLPAEELEALASGQR; encoded by the coding sequence ATGAACAAAGCGACGAAGGTCTGGTCCAGCGCTGCGGCTGCTGCGGTGTTGCTCGTAGTCCCCGCCTGTTCGCAGGGCGGCGAGGAGGACCCACTGGTGGTGGGGATGCTGATGGCCTTCAGCGGGCCCACCGCGGTCGAGGGGGCCGAGGTCGTCAACGGGTGCCTCCCGGCGGCCACGGAGATCAACGACGCGGGTGGTGTGCTCGGGCGCACCATCGAGTGTGAGGCCTTCGACACCAAGGGCACCGCCAGCGATTCCGTGCCCGCCGCCCGGCAGATGCTGAGCACCACCTCGAATCTCTTCGCGGTGCTCGGTCCCAGTACCGCCGAGGCGGTCGCGGCCGCACCGGTTCTCGAAGAGGCCACCCAGGTGATGTTCTCCCCGGCAGGCGACGGACGCTTCGACCGCACCGAACTCGACTACTACTACCGCCTGATCACCTCGGATTCCGTTGGGGCCCAGGCGATGGCGCTGCACGCCAAACAGCAGGGCTTCGGCAACGTCGCGCTGGTGTTCGTCGGTGGCGCCTCCGCGCAGGCCAACATCCCGCCGCTCGAAGAGGCGCTCGGTGGGTTGGGTATCCCCGTCACCGAGGCGCTCACCATCCAGCCGGAGCAGCCCTCGTACCGCACCGAGGTGGCCCGCATCCTGCAGAACCGGCCTGCCGCGATCGTCTTCGAGGCGGACGCCGTCTCGGCGGGAACATTCCTGACAGAGCTGAATCAGGCCGGCGGCGGGGATATTCCGGTCGTCACCAATACGCTGGCCACCACCGGCGACTGGCAGAAGGCGGCGGTGACCGCCTACGGCGGTGACGATGCGCTGGCCAAGTCGCTGCAGATGGTCGTGCGCTATGCCCAGGAGGGCGGTCCGGGCACCGAGACCTACGTCGAGACACTGCAGTCGCTCGACGGGCAGGACGGCATCGACGTTCCGTCGTTCAAGGACAGCGCCTACGCGCGCGCCGCATACGACGGGGTGATCGTGGCCGGCCTCGCGGCGACCAAGACCGATTCCGTGGAGCCCGAGGACTACAACTCCGCCATACCCGAGTTGCTGGCAGCCGGCGACGGTAAGACCGTGGTGAGCAACTACGCCGACGGCGTCGATGCGATCAAGGAAGGCAAGGACGTCCAGTACGTCGGCGCCAACGGCGAATACCGGCTCAACGAGTTCCACAACGTGATCGGCGCATTCGCCTACTACGACTGGGATCCGTCGACCAAGTCGCTGCGCCTGGTCAAGCAACTGCCCGCCGAAGAGCTCGAGGCGTTGGCCAGCGGGCAGCGCTGA
- a CDS encoding branched-chain amino acid ABC transporter permease → MNLVVSATVFGVVIAAVLALAAVGFTLQYSVSNVFNLAFSETMVVSGFAALAANQAGIPLAGAALVGVAAGAVVSLLLNQFVYQPFARRGVSVFQMLVISLAVSLVLANTLLAVVGPLSFHYDASPTVLFTVASAAVTDLQLTVILLAVVTMIGMHVLLKRSRLGMAMRAASVDGGLAQSCGIRTQRVVATAWAISGALCGLAGVALFTISSSFSATSGRTFIVLVIAAAVLGGIGDAYGAMLGALVLGLATELTAVWLDPSFKIAIALLVLIGVLMVRPQGIRAEFSTGRALQV, encoded by the coding sequence GTGAATCTCGTCGTCTCCGCAACTGTATTCGGGGTGGTGATCGCCGCGGTGCTGGCCTTGGCCGCGGTCGGTTTCACCCTCCAGTACAGCGTCTCCAATGTTTTCAACCTCGCCTTCAGCGAGACCATGGTGGTATCCGGCTTCGCGGCGCTGGCCGCCAACCAGGCCGGGATCCCGCTGGCCGGTGCGGCGCTGGTGGGTGTCGCGGCAGGCGCCGTCGTCTCACTGCTGCTGAACCAGTTCGTCTACCAACCGTTCGCGCGCCGCGGCGTATCGGTGTTCCAGATGCTGGTGATCAGCCTGGCGGTGAGCCTGGTCCTGGCCAATACGCTGCTGGCCGTGGTGGGTCCGCTGTCGTTCCACTACGACGCGAGTCCGACAGTGCTGTTCACCGTCGCCAGTGCCGCGGTCACCGACCTGCAGTTGACGGTGATCCTGCTCGCGGTGGTGACCATGATCGGGATGCACGTGCTGCTCAAGCGATCCCGGTTGGGTATGGCGATGCGCGCAGCCTCGGTGGACGGTGGGCTGGCCCAGTCCTGTGGCATCCGCACACAACGCGTGGTCGCCACCGCATGGGCGATCTCCGGTGCGCTGTGCGGGCTGGCCGGGGTCGCGCTGTTCACCATCAGCTCGTCCTTCTCGGCGACCTCGGGGCGGACCTTCATCGTGCTGGTGATCGCGGCGGCGGTGCTGGGCGGCATCGGTGACGCCTACGGGGCGATGCTCGGCGCGTTGGTACTGGGCCTGGCGACCGAACTGACCGCGGTGTGGCTGGATCCCAGCTTCAAGATCGCGATCGCGTTGCTGGTCCTCATCGGCGTGCTGATGGTGCGGCCGCAGGGCATCCGGGCGGAGTTCTCGACAGGCAGGGCCCTACAGGTATGA
- a CDS encoding branched-chain amino acid ABC transporter permease produces MSADLSFYIVTLVVYATVAVIGCWGLELQYSDTGLLNLSYIVSVAVGGYTVALLSLGPPEDKSGTVVQEYFWGTALPFPLPFVGAVLAGMLISLPIGLVALRRLRSDYQAVAMLSIALIAAALVVAMPGMLGGGHGLYLIPAPLKSELGLRSDEYSWFYAGFALLLTALAAWVVLRISRAPVWRVLRAVRENPEAADALGINVTPVRLTAFAVGNGLGALSGAILAAFIGTYAPADWSYQETLILMGAVIVGGAGNRFGVLMGALLIPVGLTEATRYLPQLGAPGTVDALQYVVVGLVIIAFLWWRPQGVFPERKRTFGVDGNPVPFWDRTQAKQGAL; encoded by the coding sequence ATGAGTGCGGATCTGAGCTTCTACATCGTCACGCTGGTGGTGTACGCCACCGTCGCCGTGATCGGCTGCTGGGGCCTTGAGCTCCAGTACTCCGACACCGGGCTGCTGAACCTGAGCTACATCGTGTCGGTCGCCGTGGGCGGGTACACGGTCGCGCTGCTGTCGCTGGGACCGCCGGAGGACAAGAGCGGCACCGTAGTTCAGGAGTATTTCTGGGGAACCGCGCTGCCCTTCCCGCTCCCGTTCGTCGGTGCGGTGTTGGCGGGCATGCTGATCTCGCTGCCGATCGGCCTCGTCGCACTGCGGCGCCTGCGGTCGGATTACCAGGCCGTCGCGATGCTGTCGATCGCTCTGATCGCCGCGGCCCTGGTGGTGGCGATGCCCGGGATGCTGGGCGGCGGACACGGGTTGTACCTGATCCCGGCGCCGCTCAAATCCGAACTCGGGCTGCGCTCCGACGAGTACTCCTGGTTCTACGCCGGATTCGCGCTGCTGCTGACGGCACTGGCGGCATGGGTGGTCCTGCGGATCTCCCGGGCACCGGTGTGGCGCGTGCTGCGGGCGGTGCGGGAGAACCCCGAAGCCGCAGATGCACTCGGAATCAACGTCACCCCGGTTCGGTTGACGGCGTTCGCCGTCGGCAACGGCTTGGGTGCGCTCAGCGGCGCGATCCTGGCCGCGTTCATCGGGACCTACGCCCCGGCGGACTGGTCCTATCAGGAGACGCTGATCCTGATGGGCGCCGTGATCGTCGGCGGGGCGGGCAACCGCTTCGGAGTCCTGATGGGCGCGTTGCTGATTCCGGTGGGGCTGACGGAGGCGACTCGCTACCTGCCGCAGCTCGGCGCACCCGGCACCGTGGACGCGCTGCAGTACGTGGTGGTCGGACTGGTGATCATTGCCTTCCTCTGGTGGCGCCCACAGGGCGTGTTCCCGGAACGGAAGCGAACTTTCGGCGTCGACGGAAACCCGGTGCCGTTTTGGGACCGCACGCAAGCCAAGCAGGGAGCCTTGTGA
- a CDS encoding ABC transporter ATP-binding protein yields the protein MTDSIMTIEGLTVGYGSIRVLEDVSLNIPKGRITAVVGPNGAGKSTLLHALAGTAPVQAGRVLFGGQDIVGLAPYQRSRRGIMRTFQMPADFGRLTVLENLLLADRSVGGTGFLQVFTRPRRSWLPGQREAVARARKLLAEFGLEAKENDYMGDLSGGQRRILELLRAVTTDPRMLLLDEPFAGVHASIIERISDFLVQLRERGISILMVAHELDAVERLTDAVVVMARGQVLFEGSMAAARREKEVVDAYVAG from the coding sequence ATGACCGACAGCATCATGACCATCGAAGGCCTGACGGTCGGATACGGCAGTATCCGGGTGCTGGAGGACGTGTCGCTGAACATCCCCAAGGGCCGTATCACCGCGGTGGTCGGACCCAACGGTGCGGGCAAGTCGACGCTGCTGCACGCGCTGGCCGGAACCGCCCCGGTGCAGGCAGGCCGGGTGCTGTTCGGCGGGCAGGACATCGTCGGCCTCGCGCCGTACCAGCGGTCCCGCCGCGGCATCATGCGGACCTTTCAGATGCCCGCCGACTTCGGCAGGCTCACCGTGCTGGAGAACCTGCTGCTGGCCGACCGCTCGGTGGGCGGCACCGGGTTCCTCCAGGTGTTCACCCGGCCGCGGCGCAGCTGGCTGCCCGGGCAGCGGGAGGCGGTGGCGCGGGCCCGGAAGTTGTTGGCCGAGTTCGGGCTCGAAGCCAAGGAGAACGACTACATGGGCGATCTCTCCGGCGGCCAGCGGCGGATCCTGGAGCTGCTGCGCGCGGTCACCACGGATCCGCGGATGCTGCTGCTCGACGAGCCGTTCGCCGGGGTGCACGCCAGCATCATCGAGCGCATCTCCGACTTCCTCGTCCAGCTCAGGGAGCGGGGGATCAGCATCCTGATGGTCGCCCACGAACTCGACGCGGTCGAACGGCTGACCGACGCCGTGGTGGTGATGGCTCGTGGTCAGGTGCTGTTCGAAGGGTCGATGGCGGCCGCGCGCCGGGAGAAGGAAGTGGTGGACGCATATGTCGCCGGATGA
- a CDS encoding ABC transporter ATP-binding protein produces the protein MNSGTTVLGVRDLTVGYNGVPIVHDVSLELVAGTTACVVGPNGCGKSTLLKGLAGLVKPMGGVVDLAGRGDITGMSTAERAVSGMGYVPQIDDVFKPLTVEENIVIGGYTLSRSKVAANKERVLELFPRLKSMLKRHAGVLSGGERKMLAMARVLMLEPTVLLLDEPTAGLTEEMASRLLDEQLTELKADGIAVLLVEQRANLAMASADWAYVLATGRVRRSGSAAQLRADPSFSHIFLGGTEEALVAAAETTDTEGEVRCS, from the coding sequence ATGAACTCCGGCACAACGGTGCTCGGAGTCCGAGATCTCACGGTCGGTTACAACGGCGTACCGATCGTGCACGACGTCAGCCTGGAACTGGTTGCCGGGACCACCGCCTGCGTGGTGGGACCCAACGGGTGTGGCAAGAGCACGCTGCTCAAGGGACTGGCCGGGCTGGTCAAGCCGATGGGCGGTGTCGTCGACCTCGCAGGCCGGGGTGACATCACCGGCATGTCCACCGCCGAGCGGGCGGTCAGCGGCATGGGGTACGTCCCGCAGATCGACGACGTCTTCAAACCGTTGACGGTGGAGGAGAACATCGTCATCGGTGGTTACACGTTGTCGCGCAGCAAGGTCGCGGCCAACAAAGAGCGTGTCCTGGAGCTGTTCCCGCGGCTCAAATCCATGCTCAAGCGTCACGCCGGTGTGCTCTCGGGCGGCGAGCGCAAGATGCTGGCGATGGCGCGGGTGCTGATGCTCGAGCCCACCGTGCTACTGCTCGACGAGCCCACCGCCGGGCTGACCGAGGAGATGGCGTCGAGGCTGCTCGACGAACAGCTCACCGAGCTCAAGGCCGACGGCATCGCGGTGCTGCTGGTCGAACAGCGCGCCAATCTCGCGATGGCATCGGCGGATTGGGCCTATGTGCTGGCGACCGGCCGCGTGCGCCGGTCGGGTTCGGCGGCGCAGCTGCGGGCCGACCCCAGCTTCTCGCACATCTTCCTCGGCGGCACCGAAGAGGCCCTCGTGGCCGCCGCCGAAACCACGGATACCGAAGGAGAGGTTCGTTGCAGTTAG
- a CDS encoding fumarylacetoacetate hydrolase family protein encodes MQLVQFVHHGATRCGFVEGDGDDATVVELDWSLRDALVLLTTGQGDRITGAQNGRVKLSDVVLLPPVTPASRIFCIGINYLDHQQESMDVFLATVPKAPVVFMKDLSSIAGPFDQLDLPSSLSVEFDWEAELGVVIGAPARNISEEDSWDVVAGYTVVNDVSVRDRQVRHVQWTLGKNAPASTPIGPGIVDRDTVGIKPDIEVTCRVNGVVKQNAFTRDLIFDIPRLISEISQVTPLLPGDIIVSGTAAGVGFKRNPPEFLREGDVVEVEIAGVGKISNKVRTEC; translated from the coding sequence TTGCAGTTAGTTCAATTCGTCCACCACGGTGCGACACGGTGCGGTTTCGTCGAGGGGGACGGCGACGATGCCACCGTCGTCGAGCTGGACTGGTCGCTGCGCGATGCGCTGGTGTTGCTGACCACGGGACAGGGCGACCGCATCACCGGGGCCCAGAACGGCCGGGTGAAGCTCAGCGACGTGGTCCTGCTGCCTCCGGTGACCCCGGCGAGCCGCATCTTCTGCATCGGGATCAACTACCTCGATCACCAGCAGGAGTCCATGGACGTCTTCCTGGCCACCGTGCCCAAGGCTCCGGTGGTCTTCATGAAGGACCTGTCCTCGATCGCCGGACCGTTCGACCAGCTCGACCTGCCCAGCTCGCTGTCGGTCGAATTCGACTGGGAGGCAGAGCTCGGCGTGGTGATCGGTGCGCCCGCCCGCAACATCTCCGAAGAGGACTCCTGGGATGTGGTGGCCGGCTACACGGTGGTCAACGACGTGTCGGTCCGTGACCGTCAGGTTCGGCACGTGCAGTGGACCCTCGGCAAGAACGCCCCCGCGTCCACCCCGATCGGACCGGGGATCGTCGACCGCGACACCGTCGGCATCAAGCCCGACATCGAGGTGACCTGCCGGGTCAACGGCGTCGTCAAACAGAACGCGTTCACCCGCGACCTGATCTTCGACATCCCGCGGCTGATCTCCGAGATCTCCCAGGTGACACCACTTCTGCCCGGCGACATCATCGTCAGCGGCACCGCCGCGGGTGTCGGTTTCAAGCGCAACCCCCCGGAGTTTCTCCGCGAGGGCGACGTCGTCGAGGTCGAGATCGCCGGTGTCGGAAAGATTTCCAACAAGGTCAGGACGGAGTGCTGA
- a CDS encoding extradiol dioxygenase (similar to the 3-(2,3-dihydroxyphenyl)propionate dioxygenase from E. coli) — protein sequence MPVVGAISASHAPGILGWPDDVTAVENEAVFAAYDTLRQTVADARPDVIVAFLDDHFENHFRNLMPSVSVAVAEQHTGPGEHLLELLKFDAVQTFGGEKDLAEQILRTLVASGIDAARMGSAEFGNNLMVPMRLLRPEGDIPVIPVYINVFTPPLITMQRAFEVGATVRAAVEDSDRRIMFWGTGGLSHWPPIWEPSRGSDDFLTRMKTFQNEGRGYLERDPDLWTDIGPYEIKMAEEMGDACVNPEWDRDFLELLSRGDMQALFTWTYDDIEKQGGHGGHEILNWMAVAGAMGGAGCEVLTYQPTPAWICGTGAVRYTV from the coding sequence ATGCCGGTCGTCGGAGCGATCTCGGCATCGCACGCACCCGGAATCCTGGGCTGGCCGGACGACGTCACCGCGGTGGAGAACGAGGCGGTGTTCGCCGCCTACGACACGCTGAGGCAGACGGTCGCCGACGCGCGCCCCGACGTGATCGTCGCGTTCCTCGACGATCACTTCGAGAACCACTTCCGCAACCTGATGCCGTCGGTCAGCGTCGCGGTGGCCGAACAGCACACCGGTCCCGGGGAGCATCTGCTCGAGCTGCTGAAGTTCGACGCGGTGCAGACCTTCGGCGGTGAGAAGGATCTCGCCGAGCAGATCCTGCGCACCCTGGTGGCCTCCGGTATCGACGCGGCACGGATGGGCTCAGCGGAGTTCGGCAACAACCTGATGGTGCCGATGCGACTGCTGCGGCCGGAGGGCGACATCCCGGTCATCCCGGTGTACATCAACGTGTTCACGCCGCCGCTGATCACGATGCAGCGCGCCTTCGAGGTCGGTGCCACGGTGCGCGCGGCCGTCGAGGACAGCGACAGGCGAATCATGTTCTGGGGCACCGGAGGTCTGTCGCACTGGCCGCCGATCTGGGAGCCCAGCCGCGGATCGGACGACTTCCTGACCCGGATGAAGACGTTCCAGAACGAAGGCCGCGGCTACCTCGAGCGGGACCCCGATCTGTGGACCGACATCGGTCCCTACGAGATCAAGATGGCCGAGGAGATGGGGGACGCGTGCGTGAACCCCGAGTGGGACCGAGATTTCCTGGAACTGCTGTCCCGCGGCGACATGCAGGCCCTGTTCACCTGGACCTACGACGACATCGAGAAGCAAGGCGGCCACGGCGGCCACGAGATCCTCAACTGGATGGCCGTCGCCGGCGCCATGGGCGGGGCCGGGTGCGAGGTCCTGACGTACCAACCCACCCCGGCGTGGATCTGCGGCACCGGCGCGGTCCGCTACACCGTCTGA
- a CDS encoding RidA family protein: MITYQDAPLPKFGNYSTLGIGGPGEIVMVAGQMGADADGKFPTSDGAEQVKATYDNIGIALAAAGLGFEHVVGFRTLLVGREMIPEFMKGRLEKFAEIYPSGVYPPNTILIISGLVEEEARVEIEALAVRPVAS; this comes from the coding sequence GTGATCACCTATCAGGACGCCCCGCTTCCCAAGTTCGGCAACTACTCCACCCTGGGGATCGGGGGTCCCGGTGAGATCGTCATGGTGGCCGGTCAGATGGGCGCCGACGCAGACGGGAAGTTCCCGACCTCCGATGGCGCCGAGCAGGTGAAGGCCACCTACGACAACATCGGTATCGCACTGGCAGCGGCCGGTCTGGGTTTCGAACATGTCGTCGGTTTCCGCACCCTGCTGGTGGGTCGCGAGATGATCCCCGAGTTCATGAAGGGCCGCCTCGAGAAGTTCGCCGAGATCTATCCGTCCGGGGTGTACCCGCCGAACACCATCCTGATCATCTCCGGCCTGGTCGAGGAGGAGGCGCGCGTCGAGATCGAGGCGCTGGCAGTCCGGCCGGTCGCCTCGTGA
- a CDS encoding alpha/beta fold hydrolase produces the protein MTGQYRRYPFHHGRETVISYPVTGAGVTTRVVESGSGDHVLVCLHGAGSRADRFVPVMPGLVAEGFRVLAIDFPGHGLAEKREDIDYTGQGFADVIAGVLDSLELTKVTFLGTSLGGHVAAAIAVQRPDLVAGLVLIGSVGVGDFPQEFHTPPEVLSDGSVEGVRRKLTFLVSDPEMVTEAWVREESMINSSTGAKQALLKVSEWLDKDCNAFRQDVELAKRMPELPVLLVWGADDKWTPPSMGEEASRNLPGSVLELMPGCGHAPYFENPDLFVELIRKHGVGGLK, from the coding sequence GTGACCGGGCAGTACCGTCGCTACCCGTTCCACCACGGGCGCGAGACGGTGATCTCCTACCCCGTCACCGGTGCGGGCGTCACCACCCGGGTAGTCGAGTCGGGCTCCGGCGACCACGTGCTGGTGTGCCTGCACGGCGCCGGATCGCGTGCCGACCGGTTCGTGCCCGTGATGCCCGGTCTGGTCGCCGAGGGCTTTCGTGTGCTGGCCATCGACTTCCCGGGCCACGGATTGGCCGAGAAACGCGAGGACATCGACTACACCGGTCAGGGCTTCGCCGACGTGATCGCCGGCGTGCTGGATTCTCTCGAGCTGACCAAGGTGACCTTCCTCGGGACGTCGCTGGGCGGACATGTCGCCGCGGCGATCGCGGTGCAGCGGCCCGATCTCGTGGCGGGGCTGGTGCTGATCGGGTCGGTCGGCGTCGGTGACTTCCCGCAGGAGTTCCACACGCCGCCGGAGGTGCTCTCCGACGGCAGCGTCGAGGGCGTGCGCCGCAAGCTGACGTTCCTGGTCTCGGATCCGGAGATGGTGACCGAGGCCTGGGTGCGGGAGGAGTCGATGATCAACTCCTCCACCGGCGCCAAGCAGGCGCTGTTGAAGGTGTCGGAGTGGCTGGACAAGGACTGCAACGCTTTCCGGCAGGACGTCGAGCTGGCCAAGCGGATGCCGGAGCTGCCCGTGCTGCTGGTGTGGGGTGCCGACGACAAGTGGACCCCGCCGTCGATGGGGGAGGAGGCGAGCCGGAACCTGCCCGGGTCGGTCCTTGAGCTGATGCCCGGCTGCGGGCACGCCCCGTACTTCGAGAACCCGGACCTGTTCGTCGAACTGATCCGCAAACACGGTGTGGGAGGACTGAAATGA